CGACTCGCTCCGCGACCTGCTCACCGGTCTCGGCGTCGAGGTGCGCGACGTCCGTGGCGGTGGAACCGAGTGGGACCTGCTGCCCCGGCCGGGGGTCACCGCGGGGTCGCGCTGACCCCCGCGCCGTGACCCCGCCGGTGACCGGCCGGTGGTCAGGGGATGCGGTAGCGCGGCTCGCCGGCGACCACGACCCGGGTCACCCGCCCCTCGGCGGCGAGCTTGTCGAGGTGGGCCTCGACGCTGCGCGAGGCGGCCGGGTGCAGCGCCACCGGGTAGGCGGCGTAGATCTCCGGCACCAGCTCGATCGGCGCCACCGGGCCGCCACGCTCGCGGAGCGCGCGCTCGACCTCGGCCTCGCGGGCGCGGCGGTGGGAGAGGTACTGCTCGATGAGCGCCATGGCGTCGTCGACCCGCGGACCGTGGCCGGGGTGGATCACCGCCGGCCGCAGCGCGCGCACCCGTTCCAGCGAGGCCATGTAGGCGGCCATGTCGCCGTCGGGTGGGTCGACCACGCTGGTCATGCCGCCGAGGATGTGGTCGCCGCTGTAGAGCACCCCGCCGTCGGGTTCGAAGAAGCAGAGGTGGTCGCCGCTGTGGCCGGGGGTGGCGACCACCTCCAGAACCACCTCGCCGGAGCGCACCCGCTCGCCGTCGCGCAGCGGCAGCGCGCCGTCGTCGCCGCGCTCGGGCTGGAGTGCGTGGACGCTGGCGCCGGTGCGCGCCGCCAGCTCGCGGGCCAGCGGGCGGTGGTCGGGATGGGAGTGGCTGAGGAGGATGCGCTCGATCCGCCCGCCCCGCGCCGCCGCCAGCACCGCCTCGAGGTGGCCGGCGTCGTCGGGACCGGGGTCGATGCAGAGCAGCCCCGGGCCGTCGCCGACCAGGTAGGTGTTGGTGCCCCTTCCGGTGTAGATCGACGGGTTGGGGGCGAGGATGAGCACCGGCTCGGTCATCCCCACGACTGTACCGCTCCGTCGGCGAGGGCGATCCCGAACCACACCCAGTTCTGCTCGTAGTAGTTGCGCGGGTCGCCGAAGTGGGCGGCGCCGTCGTGGCTGTAGGAGGCGAGCAGCACGTCGTGGAGCACCGCCTGCGCCGCCGCCGGGTCGGTGACCAGGAGGGCGCCGATGTCGCCGCCCACGGCGGTCGGGTCGGCGGCGCCGGCGAGGGCGCGGCCGTCGTGGCCGTACCGGGGGGCGAGGGCGTGCCGGGACGCCCAGTCGCGGAGCAGGGGGGTCGCCCCGGCGAGGTAGGCGCGGCCCTCGGCGGCCCCGTTCCAGAGCACGTCCACGGCCACTCGCCACATCGTGCGGAAGGCGTCGTAGCCGTAGATGTCGGGGTCGGTCATCCGCGGCGCCGCGCCCGCC
Above is a window of Candidatus Dormiibacterota bacterium DNA encoding:
- a CDS encoding MBL fold metallo-hydrolase; the encoded protein is MTEPVLILAPNPSIYTGRGTNTYLVGDGPGLLCIDPGPDDAGHLEAVLAAARGGRIERILLSHSHPDHRPLARELAARTGASVHALQPERGDDGALPLRDGERVRSGEVVLEVVATPGHSGDHLCFFEPDGGVLYSGDHILGGMTSVVDPPDGDMAAYMASLERVRALRPAVIHPGHGPRVDDAMALIEQYLSHRRAREAEVERALRERGGPVAPIELVPEIYAAYPVALHPAASRSVEAHLDKLAAEGRVTRVVVAGEPRYRIP